The following coding sequences lie in one Ostrea edulis chromosome 8, xbOstEdul1.1, whole genome shotgun sequence genomic window:
- the LOC125661000 gene encoding uncharacterized protein LOC125661000: MSGDNNYLKTISAQLNGVQATVNILRQDLSLANTKLDAANRRLLRLETLIKGGDQEACRLEIREQAPPGEDLNRIPEDLRIEETIVSALKSEANNPGHFTCLLLKKMFAGLFLTGQRSEYNWFGGGQKGKKDLDARKKKAIEIYVVHYYHEVKNTAAWRDRVVARIN; the protein is encoded by the coding sequence ATGAGCGGAGATAACAACTATTTGAAGACTATTTCTGCTCAGTTGAATGGTGTACAAGCAACTGTAAATATTCTGAGGCAGGATTTGTCCCTTGCAAATACGAAGTTGGACGCAGCAAACAGAAGACTCCTGCGCCTTGAGACCTTAATCAAAGGAGGAGATCAGGAAGCTTGCAGACTTGAGATAAGGGAGCAGGCACCACCAGGAGAGGATTTAAACAGAATCCCGGAAGACTTGCGGATCGAGGAAACCATTGTATCTGCCTTAAAGAGCGAAGCCAACAACCCCGGTCATTTTACCTGTTTGCTTTTGAAGAAGATGTTTGCTGGTTTGTTCTTGACTGGGCAGAGATCTGAATACAACTGGTTCGGTGGTGGCCAGAAAGGGAAAAAGGACTTAGACGCAAGAAAGAAAAAGGCGATCGAAATCTACGTGGTGCATTATTATCATGAAGTAAAAAATACGGCCGCTTGGAGGGACCGTGTAGTGGCTAGGATTAACTAG